The following proteins are encoded in a genomic region of Mustela erminea isolate mMusErm1 chromosome 3, mMusErm1.Pri, whole genome shotgun sequence:
- the TRIM41 gene encoding E3 ubiquitin-protein ligase TRIM41 isoform X1, with amino-acid sequence MAAVAMAPNPVQTLQEEAVCAICLDYFTDPVSIGCGHNFCRVCVTQLWGGEDEEDREELDREEEEEDGEEEEVEAVGAGGGWDTPMRDEDYEGDMEEEVEEEEEGVFWTSGMGGSNWDNMDYVWEEEDEEEDLDYYLGDMEEDLRGEDEEDEEEVLEEDEEEELDPVTPLPPPPAPRRCFTCPQCRKSFPRRSFRPNLQLANMVQVIRQMHPTPGRGSRGSEQGICPKHQEALKLFCEVDEEAICVVCRESRSHKQHSVVPLEEVVQEYKAKLQGHVEPLRKHLEAVQKMKAKEERRVTELKVVSTIPFASSQSQMKSELAAVASEFGRLTRFLAEEQAGLERRLREMHEAQLGRAGAAASRLAEQAAQLSRLLAEAQERSQQGGLRLLQDIKETFNRCEEVQLQPPEVWSPDPCQPHSHDFLTDAIVRKMSRMFCQAARVDLTLDPDTAHPALMLSPDRRGVRLAERRQEVADHSKRFSADCCVLGAQGFRSGRHYWEVEVGGRRGWAVGAARESTHHKEKVGSGGSSVGSGDASSSRHHHRRRRLHLPQQPLLQREVWCVGTNGKRYQAQSSTEQTLLSPSEKPRRFGVYLDYEAGRLGFYNAETLAHVHTFSAAFLGERVFPFFRVLSKGTRIKLCP; translated from the exons ATGGCTGCCGTTGCCATGGCACCCAACCCTGTGCAGACCCTTCAGGAGGAGGCGGTGTGCGCCATCTGCCTCGATTACTTCACGGACCCCGTGTCCATCGGCTGCGGGCACAACTTCTGCCGAGTGTGTGTAACCcagttgtggggaggggaggatgaggaggacagagaggagtTGGAccgggaggaggaagaggaggacggagaggaggaggaagtggaggctgTGGGGGCCGGTGGGGGGTGGGACACCCCCATGCGGGATGAAGACTATGAGGGCGACATGGAGGAGGAGGtcgaggaagaagaggagggtgtGTTCTGGACCAGTGGCATGGGAGGGTCCAACTGGGACAACATGGACTAcgtgtgggaggaggaggacgaggaggaagaTTTGGACTACTACTTGGGGGACATGGAGGAGGACCTGAgaggggaggatgaggaggacgaggaggaagtGCTGGAGGAGGACGAGGAAGAAGAGCTAGACCCCGtcaccccactgcccccacctccagcccctcgGAGGTGCTTCACCTGCCCCCAGTGCCGAAAGAGCTTTCCCAGGCGGAGTTTCCGCCCCAACCTGCAGCTGGCCAACATGGTCCAGGTGATTCGGCAGATGCACCCAACTCCTGGTCGAGGGAGCCGTGGGAGCGAGCAGGGCATTTGTCCCAAACACCAGGAAGCCCTGAAGCTCTTCTGCGAGGTGGATGAAGAGGCCATCTGTGTGGTGTGCCGAGAATCCAGGAGCCACAAACAGCACAGCGTGGTGCCGTTGGAGGAGGTGGTGCAGGAGTATAAG GCCAAACTGCAGGGGCATGTGGAACCACTGAGGAAGCACTTAGAGGCTGTGCAGAAGATGAAGGCCAAGGAGGAGAGGCGGGTGACAGAGCTAAAG GTGGTATCCACCATCCCCTTTGCATCATCCCAGAGCCAGATGAAGTCAGAGCTGGCAGCTGTGGCCTCGGAGTTCGGGCGGCTGACACGGTTTCTGGCTGAAGAGCAGGCAGGGTTGGAGCGGCGCCTCCGAGAGATGCATGAAGCCCAGCTAGGGCGTGCAGGAGCAGCAGCCAGCCGCCTGGCAGAGCAGGCTGCCCAGCTGAGCCGCCTGCTGGCTGAGGCCCAGGAGCGGAGCCAGCAGGGGGGCCTGCGGCTGCTCCAG GACATCAAGGAGACTTTCAATAG GTGTGAAGAGGTACAGCTGCAGCCCCCAGAGGTCTGGTCCCCTGACCCGTGTCAACCCCATAGCCATGACTTCTTGACAGATGCCATCGTGAGGAAAATGAGCCGGATGTTCTGTCAGGCTGCCCGAG TGGACCTGACGCTGGACCCTGACACGGCTCACCCAGCTCTGATGCTGTCCCCTGACCGCCGGGGGGTCCGCCTGGCAGAGCGGCGGCAGGAGGTTGCTGACCATTCCAAGCGCTTCTCAGCCGACTGCTGCGTTTTGGGGGCCCAAGGCTTCCGCTCTGGCCGGCACTACTGGGAGGTAGAGGTGGGCGGGCGGCGGGGCTGGGCGGTGGGCGCTGCCCGTGAATCGACCCATCATAAGGAGAAGGTGGGCTCTGGGGGGTCCTCTGTGGGCAGCGGGGATGCCAGCTCCTCACGCCATCACCATCGCCGCCGCCGGCTCCACCTACCCCAACAGCCCCTGCTCCAGAGGGAAGTGTGGTGTGTGGGCACCAACGGGAAACGCTACCAGGCACAGAGCTCAACGGAGCAGACACTGCTGAGCCCAAGTGAGAAACCACGGCGCTTTGGCGTGTACCTGGACTATGAGGCTGGGCGCCTGGGCTTCTACAATGCGGAGACTCTAGCCCACGTGCATACCTTCTCAGCTGCTTTCCTGGGCGAGCGTGTCTTCCCTTTCTTCCGGGTGCTCTCCAAGGGCACCCGTATCAAGCTCTGCCCTTGA
- the TRIM41 gene encoding E3 ubiquitin-protein ligase TRIM41 isoform X4 codes for MAAVAMAPNPVQTLQEEAVCAICLDYFTDPVSIGCGHNFCRVCVTQLWGGEDEEDREELDREEEEEDGEEEEVEAVGAGGGWDTPMRDEDYEGDMEEEVEEEEEGVFWTSGMGGSNWDNMDYVWEEEDEEEDLDYYLGDMEEDLRGEDEEDEEEVLEEDEEEELDPVTPLPPPPAPRRCFTCPQCRKSFPRRSFRPNLQLANMVQVIRQMHPTPGRGSRGSEQGICPKHQEALKLFCEVDEEAICVVCRESRSHKQHSVVPLEEVVQEYKAKLQGHVEPLRKHLEAVQKMKAKEERRVTELKVVSTIPFASSQSQMKSELAAVASEFGRLTRFLAEEQAGLERRLREMHEAQLGRAGAAASRLAEQAAQLSRLLAEAQERSQQGGLRLLQDIKETFNRCEEVQLQPPEVWSPDPCQPHSHDFLTDAIVRKMSRMFCQAARVDLTLDPDTAHPALMLSPDRRGVRLAERRQEVADHSKRFSADCCVLGAQGFRSGRHYWEVEEPKEPSWPAAQPSLTCNVCPTALKLGVKLTPPNPSRSFHCQAPFPFAQWSSLCQFPASSCL; via the exons ATGGCTGCCGTTGCCATGGCACCCAACCCTGTGCAGACCCTTCAGGAGGAGGCGGTGTGCGCCATCTGCCTCGATTACTTCACGGACCCCGTGTCCATCGGCTGCGGGCACAACTTCTGCCGAGTGTGTGTAACCcagttgtggggaggggaggatgaggaggacagagaggagtTGGAccgggaggaggaagaggaggacggagaggaggaggaagtggaggctgTGGGGGCCGGTGGGGGGTGGGACACCCCCATGCGGGATGAAGACTATGAGGGCGACATGGAGGAGGAGGtcgaggaagaagaggagggtgtGTTCTGGACCAGTGGCATGGGAGGGTCCAACTGGGACAACATGGACTAcgtgtgggaggaggaggacgaggaggaagaTTTGGACTACTACTTGGGGGACATGGAGGAGGACCTGAgaggggaggatgaggaggacgaggaggaagtGCTGGAGGAGGACGAGGAAGAAGAGCTAGACCCCGtcaccccactgcccccacctccagcccctcgGAGGTGCTTCACCTGCCCCCAGTGCCGAAAGAGCTTTCCCAGGCGGAGTTTCCGCCCCAACCTGCAGCTGGCCAACATGGTCCAGGTGATTCGGCAGATGCACCCAACTCCTGGTCGAGGGAGCCGTGGGAGCGAGCAGGGCATTTGTCCCAAACACCAGGAAGCCCTGAAGCTCTTCTGCGAGGTGGATGAAGAGGCCATCTGTGTGGTGTGCCGAGAATCCAGGAGCCACAAACAGCACAGCGTGGTGCCGTTGGAGGAGGTGGTGCAGGAGTATAAG GCCAAACTGCAGGGGCATGTGGAACCACTGAGGAAGCACTTAGAGGCTGTGCAGAAGATGAAGGCCAAGGAGGAGAGGCGGGTGACAGAGCTAAAG GTGGTATCCACCATCCCCTTTGCATCATCCCAGAGCCAGATGAAGTCAGAGCTGGCAGCTGTGGCCTCGGAGTTCGGGCGGCTGACACGGTTTCTGGCTGAAGAGCAGGCAGGGTTGGAGCGGCGCCTCCGAGAGATGCATGAAGCCCAGCTAGGGCGTGCAGGAGCAGCAGCCAGCCGCCTGGCAGAGCAGGCTGCCCAGCTGAGCCGCCTGCTGGCTGAGGCCCAGGAGCGGAGCCAGCAGGGGGGCCTGCGGCTGCTCCAG GACATCAAGGAGACTTTCAATAG GTGTGAAGAGGTACAGCTGCAGCCCCCAGAGGTCTGGTCCCCTGACCCGTGTCAACCCCATAGCCATGACTTCTTGACAGATGCCATCGTGAGGAAAATGAGCCGGATGTTCTGTCAGGCTGCCCGAG TGGACCTGACGCTGGACCCTGACACGGCTCACCCAGCTCTGATGCTGTCCCCTGACCGCCGGGGGGTCCGCCTGGCAGAGCGGCGGCAGGAGGTTGCTGACCATTCCAAGCGCTTCTCAGCCGACTGCTGCGTTTTGGGGGCCCAAGGCTTCCGCTCTGGCCGGCACTACTGGGAGGTAGAG GAGCCTAAAGAACCCTCCTGGCCTGCAGCTCAGCCTTCTCTCACCTGCAATGTCTGTCCAACAG CACTCAAACTAGGAGTAAAGCTCACCCCACCCAACCCCTCCAGGTCTTTTCACTGCCAGGCTCCTTTCCCCTTTGCTCAATGGAGTTCCTTGTGTCAGTTTCCAGCCTCTTCATGTCTTTAG